A stretch of the Acidobacteriota bacterium genome encodes the following:
- a CDS encoding tetratricopeptide repeat protein encodes MPKKALLALGSLLVLATLAAYVPALKAGFVWNDDTYVTENPTLDGLAGLHLIWTDTKANEQYYPMVFTSYWIEKRLWGLAPLGYHLVNVLLHAANALLLWILLARLGLPGPGWAAALFALHPMCVESVAWVAERKNTLSLFLSLLAMLAYLSSREAKERKTGGFFLFVLALFAKTTAVVVPAVLLVLVWWKRGEIRGKDAGPLVPWFAAGIALAAHTAWLERTVVAASGKEWSLGLAGRLVLAGEVVLFYSKKFFIPLDLSFFYERWTVDARAMVQWLPSLGALALLVLAWRFRERLGRGPLAFLLLFGGVLFPAMGFFNVYAMRYSWVADHFAYQAVAVASAGLACGAALALAKAPPLWRRAAAAAGAGILVFLGVLTFRQARIYEGEETLWKDTLSKNSSCFSCETNYGFFLVNAGRTSEGVAHFEASLKLKPDNVPALLNLGRAAEQRGSLGEAAARLREAYAIDPSDGAVLVNLATVEVKLGRAAEAIPLYEAALRLGTADAHLAHNGLGVAFMRQGRVAEAAGQFREALRLRPDYDFARANLERALAALGAAP; translated from the coding sequence GTGCCGAAGAAGGCCCTCCTCGCCCTCGGGTCCCTGCTCGTTCTCGCGACGCTCGCGGCATACGTCCCCGCGCTGAAGGCCGGGTTCGTCTGGAACGACGACACGTACGTCACGGAGAACCCGACGCTGGACGGCCTCGCCGGCCTCCACCTCATCTGGACCGACACGAAGGCGAACGAGCAGTACTACCCGATGGTCTTCACGTCCTACTGGATCGAGAAGCGCCTCTGGGGACTCGCGCCCCTCGGCTACCACCTCGTGAACGTCCTCCTCCACGCGGCCAATGCGCTGCTGCTGTGGATCCTGCTCGCGCGGCTCGGCCTGCCGGGTCCGGGCTGGGCCGCGGCGCTCTTCGCGCTGCATCCGATGTGCGTCGAATCCGTCGCGTGGGTCGCGGAGCGCAAGAACACGCTGTCTCTCTTCCTGTCCCTCCTCGCGATGCTCGCGTACCTATCGTCACGGGAGGCAAAAGAGAGAAAGACCGGGGGATTCTTCCTCTTCGTCCTCGCCCTCTTCGCGAAGACGACCGCGGTGGTCGTCCCGGCCGTGCTCCTCGTCCTCGTCTGGTGGAAGCGCGGGGAGATCCGCGGGAAGGACGCCGGGCCGCTGGTTCCGTGGTTCGCCGCCGGAATCGCTCTCGCCGCGCACACCGCATGGCTCGAGCGGACGGTCGTCGCCGCGAGCGGAAAGGAGTGGTCGCTGGGCCTGGCGGGCCGCCTGGTCCTCGCCGGAGAAGTGGTCCTCTTCTATTCGAAGAAATTCTTCATCCCCCTCGATCTCTCCTTCTTCTACGAGCGTTGGACGGTCGACGCGCGCGCGATGGTTCAGTGGCTGCCGTCGCTCGGCGCGCTCGCTCTCCTCGTCCTCGCGTGGCGATTCCGGGAGCGCCTCGGCCGCGGCCCGCTCGCGTTCCTGCTGCTTTTCGGCGGCGTCCTCTTCCCCGCGATGGGTTTCTTCAACGTCTACGCGATGCGGTACTCCTGGGTGGCGGACCATTTCGCCTACCAGGCAGTCGCCGTGGCGTCGGCGGGGCTTGCCTGCGGTGCGGCGTTGGCACTCGCCAAGGCGCCGCCGCTCTGGCGGCGCGCCGCGGCTGCGGCCGGCGCCGGAATCCTCGTTTTCCTCGGCGTCCTCACCTTCCGCCAGGCCCGCATCTACGAGGGAGAAGAAACTCTCTGGAAAGACACACTTTCCAAGAACTCTTCGTGCTTCTCCTGCGAGACGAACTACGGGTTCTTCCTCGTCAACGCCGGCCGCACGTCCGAGGGCGTCGCGCACTTCGAGGCGTCGCTGAAGCTCAAGCCCGACAACGTCCCGGCGCTCCTCAACCTCGGGCGCGCCGCCGAACAGCGCGGGAGCCTCGGCGAGGCCGCGGCGCGTCTCCGGGAGGCTTACGCGATCGACCCCTCGGACGGGGCCGTCCTCGTCAACCTCGCCACGGTCGAGGTGAAGCTCGGGCGGGCCGCCGAGGCGATCCCCCTCTACGAGGCGGCATTGCGCCTCGGGACCGCCGACGCGCACCTCGCACACAACGGGCTCGGGGTCGCCTTCATGAGGCAGGGCCGGGTGGCCGAAGCCGCAGGGCAGTTCCGCGAGGCCCTCCGCCTGAGGCCGGACTACGACTTCGCGCGCGCGAACCTCGAACGGGCGCTCGCCGCCCTCGGCGCGGCTCCCTGA
- a CDS encoding peroxiredoxin — translation MKIFLRSIAAAALVLSAARPSAAEPPAAGAKAPAVSLPSQEGQTVTLEQNKGKWVVLYFYPKDFTSGCTMEAHNFQRDLAKYEKANAVILGVSVDTVDSHRSFCTKEALSFKLLADTEGAVTKAYDSAVVRDGKTYSARNTFLIDPAGVIRKTYLKVNPSTHSDDVLADLAQLQAAK, via the coding sequence ATGAAGATCTTCCTCCGCTCCATCGCGGCCGCTGCCCTCGTGCTTTCCGCCGCGCGTCCCTCCGCCGCCGAGCCTCCGGCCGCCGGCGCGAAGGCCCCGGCCGTCTCACTTCCGAGCCAGGAAGGGCAGACGGTGACCCTCGAGCAGAACAAGGGCAAGTGGGTCGTCCTCTACTTCTACCCGAAGGACTTCACGTCGGGCTGCACGATGGAGGCGCACAACTTCCAGCGCGACCTCGCGAAGTACGAGAAGGCGAACGCCGTGATCCTCGGCGTCAGCGTCGACACCGTGGATTCGCACAGGAGCTTCTGCACCAAGGAAGCGTTGAGCTTCAAGCTGCTCGCCGACACGGAAGGCGCCGTCACGAAGGCCTACGATTCCGCCGTGGTGCGCGACGGCAAGACGTACTCGGCGCGCAACACGTTCCTGATCGACCCGGCGGGCGTGATCCGGAAGACCTACCTGAAGGTCAATCCCTCGACGCACAGCGACGACGTGCTCGCCGACCTCGCTCAGCTCCAGGCCGCGAAGTAA
- a CDS encoding M28 family peptidase, with protein sequence MRNRLVFLAAALAVFAAPALFAADLVTPAQKDAAGKITADGLKADIRFLSSDLLEGRGPASRGDALAEAYIQARLEALGLEPGVPGGGWIQKVPLVGIRPTYTVPAAFASPKGTAPGVPGENFVAVAGDQKTASKIENAEIVFVGYGIVAPEYKWDDYKGADLRGKVLLMMNNDPEGTPAEPNLFAGKTRLWYGRWDYKYLMAAKAGAAGAIVIHTTPSAGYGWQVIQTSWKGELFELPEDGSPRVAMKMWATDELAKKLAALGGKDLDALRAAAETRAFKPVPLGVTMSLAFTSTVSKKESGNVIGLLRGADPQRAGEAVIYTAHHDHLGIKPAATPGGDAIYNGALDNASGVAGILAIAQAFASLKERPARSVYFALVAGEEQGLLGSEWLAKHPPVPAGRIAANVNVDVIGVYGKTRDVGMIGLGKSSLDADFTALAAMQGRVTHGDESPEKGTFYRSDQFNFARIGVPAAYLKKGTDVVGKAPGWGRAQEEAYVKTDYHQPSDDFRESWDFSGAVEDMRLAFWLGCRTADAPEMPRWNKGDEFEAARLKALAEAK encoded by the coding sequence ATGAGAAACCGCCTTGTCTTCCTCGCCGCCGCCCTCGCGGTGTTCGCAGCGCCTGCGCTCTTCGCCGCCGACCTCGTGACGCCGGCGCAGAAAGACGCCGCCGGCAAAATCACCGCCGACGGCCTCAAGGCCGACATCCGGTTCCTCTCGTCCGACCTTCTCGAAGGCCGCGGGCCCGCGTCCCGCGGCGACGCGCTGGCCGAGGCCTACATCCAGGCGCGGCTGGAGGCCCTCGGCCTCGAACCCGGCGTCCCCGGCGGAGGATGGATCCAGAAGGTCCCGCTCGTCGGCATCCGGCCGACGTACACGGTCCCCGCGGCCTTCGCGTCGCCGAAGGGGACGGCCCCGGGAGTCCCCGGCGAGAACTTCGTCGCGGTGGCGGGCGACCAGAAGACCGCGTCGAAGATCGAAAACGCCGAGATCGTCTTCGTCGGTTACGGGATCGTCGCGCCCGAATACAAGTGGGACGACTACAAGGGAGCCGACCTGAGAGGCAAGGTCCTCCTGATGATGAACAACGATCCGGAGGGCACGCCTGCCGAGCCGAACCTCTTTGCCGGGAAGACGCGCCTCTGGTACGGGCGCTGGGACTACAAGTACCTCATGGCCGCGAAGGCCGGCGCCGCGGGCGCGATCGTGATCCACACGACGCCGTCGGCCGGTTACGGCTGGCAGGTGATCCAGACGTCGTGGAAGGGCGAGCTCTTCGAGCTGCCCGAGGACGGCAGCCCCCGCGTGGCGATGAAGATGTGGGCGACCGACGAGCTGGCGAAGAAGCTCGCCGCGCTCGGCGGCAAGGACCTCGACGCGCTCAGGGCCGCGGCCGAGACGCGCGCCTTCAAACCGGTGCCGCTGGGCGTCACGATGTCGCTCGCCTTCACGAGCACCGTATCGAAGAAGGAATCCGGCAACGTGATCGGCCTGCTCCGCGGCGCGGATCCGCAGCGCGCGGGCGAGGCCGTGATCTACACGGCGCACCACGACCACCTCGGAATCAAGCCCGCGGCGACGCCGGGCGGCGACGCGATCTACAACGGCGCCCTCGACAACGCGTCGGGCGTGGCGGGAATCCTCGCGATCGCGCAGGCGTTTGCCTCGCTGAAGGAGAGGCCGGCCCGGAGCGTCTACTTCGCGCTCGTTGCGGGGGAGGAGCAGGGACTGCTCGGGTCGGAGTGGCTCGCGAAGCATCCCCCCGTTCCCGCCGGCCGGATCGCTGCGAACGTGAACGTCGACGTGATCGGCGTCTACGGAAAAACGCGGGACGTCGGGATGATCGGCCTCGGGAAGTCCTCGCTCGACGCGGACTTCACGGCGCTGGCCGCGATGCAGGGACGGGTCACACATGGCGACGAGTCCCCGGAGAAGGGGACCTTTTACCGTTCGGACCAGTTCAACTTCGCGAGGATCGGCGTCCCGGCCGCGTACTTGAAGAAGGGGACGGACGTGGTCGGAAAGGCGCCGGGCTGGGGCAGGGCCCAGGAAGAGGCTTACGTGAAGACCGACTACCACCAGCCCTCGGACGATTTCCGGGAGAGCTGGGACTTCTCCGGGGCCGTCGAGGACATGCGCCTCGCGTTCTGGCTCGGCTGCCGAACCGCGGACGCGCCCGAGATGCCGCGCTGGAACAAGGGCGACGAGTTCGAGGCGGCGCGTTTGAAGGCGCTCGCGGAGGCCAAATGA
- a CDS encoding hemerythrin domain-containing protein — translation MSLIDELRSEHVFIERTLGALRTYVEARLGGRGEPADAGAFLAFFRLFAGRYHHAREEDTLFPALLAHLPIRPDSGPVRSLFDQHAAMAKTLEEFAPLLARPEGQGGRLLDLSTRYRRDLLAHIDAENSVLLPEAEARLRRAGAPDLEGRPPDAEERAARDGAERLFALYPPSEDAGAIRGEGCVICPSYGLSCEGLEREWWSEQEWDDFRERDG, via the coding sequence ATGAGCCTGATCGACGAGCTTCGCTCCGAGCACGTCTTCATCGAGCGGACGCTCGGCGCGCTGCGCACGTACGTCGAGGCGCGTCTCGGGGGGCGGGGCGAACCCGCGGACGCGGGCGCGTTCCTTGCGTTCTTCCGGCTCTTCGCCGGGCGCTACCACCACGCGCGCGAGGAGGACACGCTCTTCCCGGCGCTGCTCGCGCACCTGCCCATCCGCCCCGACTCCGGGCCGGTGCGCTCCCTCTTCGACCAGCACGCGGCGATGGCGAAGACGCTCGAGGAGTTCGCGCCGCTGCTCGCGAGGCCGGAGGGGCAGGGCGGACGGCTGCTCGACCTCTCGACGCGCTACCGGCGCGACCTCCTCGCGCACATCGACGCCGAGAACTCGGTTCTCCTGCCGGAGGCCGAGGCCCGCCTGCGCCGCGCGGGCGCCCCGGATCTCGAGGGCCGCCCGCCCGACGCCGAGGAGCGCGCCGCGCGGGACGGGGCCGAGCGGCTCTTCGCTCTCTACCCGCCCAGCGAGGACGCGGGCGCGATCCGCGGGGAGGGCTGCGTCATCTGCCCGTCCTACGGGCTGTCGTGCGAGGGCCTCGAGCGCGAGTGGTGGAGCGAGCAGGAGTGGGACGACTTCCGCGAGCGGGACGGCTAG
- a CDS encoding ammonium transporter, whose protein sequence is MPPLHLDTGNTGFMLLCCSLVMLMTPGLAFFYGGLVGRKNVLGIMIQSFVSMGWTTVLWWLCGFSMCFSGDLKSGTDYFGIVGNFDWRFLRNITLDTPSPNDTIPMIVFCAYQMMFAIITPALITGAFANRVTFKAYMAFLTGWLLFVYFPFVHMVWGGGILAKWGVLDFAGGIVVHNIAGIAALASVLYVGKRKIVDRGPHSIPLVALGTGLLWFGWYGFNAGSEFRVDSVTAVAFLNTDLAASFAAIAWLGMDWITSKKPKFLGLLTGAVAGLATITPAAGYVSPSTACLIGVIAGIVCFYAVALKNKLGWDDALDVWGVHGVGGFLGIVLLGVFATTSFNPNGVNGLLHGNPRFFFVQVGAVLFSSVWAFVFTLGMLWAINKFTPVHVEDETEQSGLDEGLHGERAYLEDGAA, encoded by the coding sequence ATGCCGCCGCTCCACCTCGACACCGGAAACACCGGGTTCATGCTTCTTTGCTGCAGCCTCGTCATGCTGATGACGCCAGGCCTGGCGTTCTTCTACGGTGGCCTGGTCGGCCGCAAAAACGTCCTCGGGATCATGATCCAGAGCTTCGTCTCGATGGGCTGGACGACGGTCCTCTGGTGGCTCTGCGGGTTCTCGATGTGCTTCAGCGGAGACCTCAAGAGCGGAACCGACTATTTCGGGATCGTCGGGAACTTCGACTGGAGGTTCCTCAGGAACATCACCCTGGACACGCCGAGCCCGAACGACACGATCCCCATGATCGTCTTCTGCGCCTATCAGATGATGTTCGCGATCATCACGCCGGCTCTCATCACCGGCGCGTTCGCGAACCGGGTCACGTTCAAGGCCTACATGGCGTTCCTGACCGGGTGGCTTCTCTTCGTGTACTTCCCGTTCGTCCACATGGTGTGGGGCGGCGGAATTCTCGCGAAGTGGGGCGTTCTCGACTTCGCGGGCGGCATCGTCGTCCACAACATCGCCGGCATCGCCGCCCTCGCCTCCGTCCTCTACGTCGGCAAGCGCAAGATCGTCGACCGCGGGCCCCACAGCATCCCGCTCGTCGCTCTCGGCACCGGGCTTCTCTGGTTCGGCTGGTACGGCTTCAACGCCGGCAGCGAGTTCCGGGTCGACTCCGTCACCGCGGTCGCGTTCCTCAACACCGACCTCGCCGCGTCGTTCGCGGCCATCGCATGGCTCGGGATGGACTGGATCACCTCGAAGAAGCCGAAGTTCCTGGGGCTCCTCACGGGCGCCGTGGCGGGCCTCGCCACGATCACTCCCGCGGCCGGCTACGTCTCGCCGTCGACCGCCTGCCTCATCGGCGTCATCGCCGGAATCGTCTGCTTCTATGCGGTCGCGCTCAAGAACAAGCTCGGGTGGGACGACGCGCTCGACGTCTGGGGCGTCCACGGCGTGGGCGGCTTCCTCGGGATCGTGCTCCTCGGCGTCTTCGCGACGACGAGCTTCAACCCGAACGGCGTCAACGGGCTTCTCCACGGAAACCCTCGCTTCTTCTTCGTTCAGGTCGGGGCCGTCCTCTTCTCCTCGGTCTGGGCTTTCGTCTTCACGCTCGGCATGCTCTGGGCGATCAACAAGTTCACCCCCGTCCACGTCGAGGACGAGACCGAGCAGTCGGGTCTCGACGAGGGGCTGCACGGCGAGCGCGCCTATCTGGAGGACGGCGCGGCCTGA
- a CDS encoding acyl-CoA-binding protein: MPAKKAKSVADQFKDAKARVEKLPSRPSNDQLLDLYGLYKQATDGDVSGERPGLFDLKGRAKYDAWAKRKGASKDDAMKKYAALVDSLAEELG; the protein is encoded by the coding sequence ATGCCGGCCAAGAAGGCGAAATCCGTCGCCGACCAGTTCAAGGACGCCAAGGCGCGGGTCGAGAAGCTCCCGTCCCGCCCGTCCAACGACCAGCTCCTGGACCTCTACGGCCTCTACAAGCAGGCCACGGACGGCGACGTCTCGGGCGAGCGGCCGGGCCTCTTCGATCTCAAGGGCCGGGCGAAGTACGACGCGTGGGCGAAGCGGAAGGGCGCCTCGAAGGACGACGCGATGAAGAAGTACGCAGCCCTCGTGGACTCCCTCGCTGAAGAACTGGGCTGA
- a CDS encoding thiolase family protein, translated as MTQPLYIAAYHQSKFGKLMGLTVPEIVSRAVTETAGSIPADPSLFDVASIGATCNFTLNEQGLLAGLVAMAPGMAAKPIEAVENACASGGEAILSVARKLLLGEGDTGIAVGFEKMRDAEGKMDGKLIGKVLGYFSHPDERAGKTFVFPHLFAEVMDLYLKEHGVTEADLAAIAVQEYANARHNPFAQMQKNDVTLEKALAIEGINRYVVDGLPLKTLDCSQITDGYAGLVLATEKGLAKLGVAKKDAVRLAGFGQATDPLLKAGRDVLHPCGAKTAMAKAYARAGSTPRT; from the coding sequence ATGACGCAGCCTCTCTACATCGCCGCCTACCACCAGTCGAAGTTCGGAAAGCTCATGGGGCTCACGGTTCCCGAGATCGTCTCGCGCGCCGTGACGGAGACGGCCGGCTCGATCCCGGCCGACCCCTCCCTGTTCGACGTCGCCTCGATCGGAGCCACCTGCAACTTCACGCTCAACGAGCAGGGCCTCCTCGCGGGCCTCGTCGCGATGGCCCCCGGCATGGCGGCCAAGCCCATCGAGGCCGTGGAGAACGCCTGCGCGTCCGGCGGCGAAGCGATCCTCTCGGTCGCGCGCAAGCTTCTCCTCGGCGAGGGTGACACGGGCATCGCCGTCGGCTTCGAGAAGATGCGCGACGCCGAGGGCAAGATGGACGGGAAGCTCATCGGCAAGGTGCTCGGGTACTTTTCGCACCCCGACGAGCGCGCCGGGAAGACGTTCGTCTTTCCCCACCTCTTCGCCGAGGTGATGGATCTCTACCTGAAGGAGCACGGCGTCACCGAGGCCGACCTCGCGGCGATCGCCGTCCAGGAGTACGCGAACGCGCGGCACAACCCCTTCGCCCAGATGCAGAAGAACGACGTCACGCTCGAGAAAGCGCTCGCGATCGAGGGCATCAACCGGTACGTCGTGGACGGCCTGCCGCTCAAGACGCTGGATTGCTCGCAGATCACGGACGGCTACGCCGGCCTCGTCCTCGCGACCGAGAAGGGGCTCGCGAAGCTGGGCGTCGCGAAGAAGGACGCCGTCCGCCTCGCCGGTTTCGGCCAGGCGACGGACCCGCTCCTGAAGGCCGGACGGGACGTCCTCCACCCCTGCGGCGCGAAGACCGCGATGGCGAAAGCGTACGCGCGGGCGGGGTCGACCCCAAGGACGTGA